In one Kitasatospora cineracea genomic region, the following are encoded:
- a CDS encoding sensor histidine kinase, which translates to MLMLRAGSSPGGPSSGGRLPAAVLVCLLPAAVIGAAVGLAVAAAPGAATSGIVWCGLVGAAAVALAGYEAVRRGRALELAREEAARQDAEQRHRLARQQAGMLELARTELPQAVARMQGGEFITDVLRSYEQQHVNNAGDEFHDFRYAVLRAVLDAVDNEEAMRESAQRAFVNIARRVQAIVHRQAIDLRKMEDRHGDDPAVFDDLLLLDHGNALIGRLADSIAVLGGARPGRQWNNPVPLYSVLRGGISRILDFRRVELHPVSEVAVVGPAVEPLIHALAELLDNATRYSPPQTNVHLTAVEVQTGIAIEIEDGGLSLGEEGRARAERMLAEAESGIDLNGLGEAPRLGLAVVGRLARAYGFQVSLRPSAYGGVRAVLIVPQTYITTAPAPSRAHGIGRIATTTPLAFPAHQAQGPADTEPYPMVAGAEFADTAPRPHPAAATHTPAGGFAATAAFPAASSVAAAPTGTFPRAVPAPAAAADPYQDDVPLVLERTANGLPQRRRHATPSRFGAARPPQQDRAPAAAPPLQAAPAPRTPASAPASTPAPASAPEPVQPGLWLAAFTDGVNGTAPSAGPGGDSRASDEAAGKGDK; encoded by the coding sequence GTGATCGGCGCGGCCGTCGGCCTCGCCGTCGCGGCGGCCCCCGGCGCGGCCACCTCGGGGATCGTCTGGTGCGGCCTGGTGGGCGCCGCGGCCGTGGCGTTGGCGGGCTACGAGGCGGTGCGCCGGGGCCGCGCACTGGAACTGGCCCGCGAGGAGGCCGCCCGGCAGGACGCCGAGCAGCGGCACCGGCTGGCCCGCCAGCAGGCCGGCATGCTCGAACTCGCCCGCACCGAACTCCCGCAGGCCGTCGCCCGGATGCAGGGCGGCGAGTTCATCACCGACGTGCTCCGCTCCTACGAGCAGCAGCACGTCAACAACGCCGGCGACGAGTTCCACGACTTCCGCTACGCCGTGCTGCGCGCCGTCCTCGACGCCGTCGACAACGAGGAGGCGATGCGCGAGTCCGCGCAGCGCGCCTTCGTCAACATCGCCCGCCGGGTGCAGGCCATCGTCCACCGCCAGGCCATCGACCTGCGCAAGATGGAGGACCGGCACGGCGACGACCCCGCGGTCTTCGACGACCTGCTGCTGCTCGACCACGGCAACGCGCTGATCGGCCGCCTCGCCGACTCCATCGCCGTGCTCGGCGGCGCCCGGCCCGGCCGCCAGTGGAACAACCCCGTCCCGCTGTACAGCGTGCTGCGCGGCGGCATCTCCCGGATCCTCGACTTCCGCCGGGTCGAACTGCACCCGGTCTCCGAGGTCGCCGTGGTCGGCCCCGCCGTCGAACCGCTGATCCACGCGCTCGCCGAACTCCTCGACAACGCCACCCGCTACTCGCCGCCGCAGACCAACGTCCACCTCACCGCCGTCGAGGTGCAGACCGGCATCGCCATCGAGATCGAGGACGGCGGCCTCAGCCTCGGCGAGGAGGGCCGGGCCCGGGCCGAACGGATGCTGGCCGAGGCCGAGTCCGGCATCGACCTCAACGGCCTCGGCGAGGCGCCCCGGCTCGGCCTGGCCGTGGTCGGCCGGCTCGCCCGCGCCTACGGCTTCCAGGTCTCGCTGCGCCCGTCCGCGTACGGCGGCGTGCGCGCGGTGCTGATCGTCCCGCAGACGTACATCACCACCGCGCCCGCGCCCAGCCGCGCCCACGGCATCGGCCGGATCGCCACCACCACCCCGCTGGCCTTCCCCGCGCACCAGGCCCAGGGCCCGGCCGACACCGAGCCCTACCCGATGGTGGCCGGCGCCGAGTTCGCGGACACCGCGCCCCGCCCGCACCCCGCCGCCGCGACCCACACCCCCGCCGGGGGCTTCGCGGCCACCGCGGCCTTCCCGGCCGCGTCCTCCGTCGCGGCCGCCCCCACCGGGACGTTCCCGCGCGCCGTGCCCGCACCCGCGGCCGCCGCCGACCCGTACCAGGACGACGTCCCGCTGGTGCTCGAACGCACCGCGAACGGGCTGCCCCAGCGCCGCCGCCACGCCACCCCGTCCCGCTTCGGCGCGGCCCGCCCCCCGCAGCAGGACCGGGCCCCGGCCGCGGCGCCGCCGCTACAGGCCGCCCCGGCGCCGCGGACACCCGCATCCGCACCCGCATCCACACCCGCACCCGCATCCGCCCCCGAGCCGGTCCAGCCCGGCCTGTGGCTGGCCGCCTTCACCGACGGCGTCAACGGCACCGCGCCGTCCGCCGGGCCGGGCGGCGACAGCCGAGCCAGTGACGAAGCAGCAGGGAAAGGCGACAAGTGA